The following coding sequences are from one Arcobacter nitrofigilis DSM 7299 window:
- a CDS encoding diguanylate cyclase, giving the protein MKNDPYNIIENLNNSSNSDSEFFLAYDKNHKKVLLKRIKNDFLVNNNKLYNEYSILNICKHENIIAAKAIEKIENKIYLVREYFDGISLTNFIKKNNNLSLDEFFYVSLSLCKAIYTLHNKKIVHGNITPDNILIDKNHLVKLIGFGFASTIIENNTTNSIYQSPEQTGRINKSINNSTDIYSLGMVFYFLLSNNSLDESADDSHLTYTIITKKIKSLHAVNPNIPLIISNIIDKMIDKDQKIRYSNICSVISDFQKAIKSNFYEFKLDSMRNILELNYLNNLFGREKEIELFNNYYSQLKNNNISFVSISGDSGIGKSTFLDFFLEKNKIKFSYILKIKLEEFKQNNSYEILYMALRNLTKQIIINDKEKLKTWKIKIEEELKEKAIFLFSIIPELEYILGEQKGDNITSDVDYKTQLDAVLIRYLQLFAKENKPLCICFDDVQWIDHVTLKWIEHVTINLKNIFIVTTHREKEVNKNHSFYILLKKLNSMGITINSLKIEPLNQKSIKDFISSSIEIDKIDDISRIIFNKTRGNFLFVKQYIKELLDKDGIYFDLNELKWLSNLEKINNMPISDNVFDILSSQIELFSNDVKYLLKIASCIGNEFSKELLNKIYDDTLTFESALSLAIQKEWLIISKKINNKIDVTCQFSHDRMKEVIYTSLQKEEKSKIHLNIARTLYTILNNDNLILCVNNFNLALLEINEKEKTDLINLNIESSLYSKRNGDFDNALHYIKNAMNISPLEKQDNYVDLLKLRAECEHLCHNNKNAIKYYNLALDNAKTKKQKGLIYELIIKFYTDTTQFNEAYEVGRKATELFDIRLPKKFNIILFINSFITLKYKLKSFQINDILEIKESSDDNVILLIRILSALLKVSYQIKPELCVLISMKLIKLCLEKGITSESVVGFMVFGVIFQGAVLSNHDISYNYSNLCFKMLEKFDNKIQHSEVQFVCGYFAIFWKHSSSHTETLWQKAYDNGLEVGDWFHSACAAAGIIQSMFMRGVCLKTILEKIDYFEVMLKSIGSTEQLGAILSVKQAILNLEEKTISPTSFSNSTFDEETYIDNLKNYKSPHFALFYFLNKIITLYFNEKYEKALEVYNEGEKYTHSAKGMLHNTEYMFYKALIYSKLIKNVKRTKKFLFLNKIVSIKNKFKFWSNSSPENFLGRSKILEAEIYRIKNKFDLSISCFEEALEITTIYGQNNLQVIINKSISEMYKEKLQKKVFLLYERDANKSLNKWIYNDNENTQSENIFDLDILTKSTEVITKERDLSKLLVKLIKLIIENVNAEHGCLLLKSGNEFLIQSQSINNNEEVVVLQNQKYAESDYVVTSVINYVINSGETLVLEDLKKNIIFKEETDILNREVKSVFCAPLKLSGELKGIIYLENNLISGVFTYDKIELLKHLSGQIAISIENAQIYNKLEEKVEERTFELDSKNEILEKQNNVFKEQNTKILQLNKEVLQENEERKKVELKLQEAIEKLDLLSRTDSLTSINNRRAFDECLEKNFEQAKRDKKPISLMICDVDFFKKYNDFYGHQKGDDCLIKVAQTLKESLKRPNDSVSRYGGEEFAIILPDTNKIGAIKIANEIHNNLNKSKIIHEKSEVSKYLTISIGVSTIEKFNTYDTKQLINSADKALYDAKKSGRNQTK; this is encoded by the coding sequence ATGAAGAATGACCCATACAATATAATTGAAAATTTAAATAATTCATCAAATTCAGATTCAGAATTTTTTTTAGCCTATGATAAAAACCATAAAAAAGTATTACTGAAAAGAATTAAAAATGATTTTCTTGTAAATAATAATAAATTATATAATGAATATTCAATTCTGAATATTTGTAAACATGAAAATATTATTGCTGCAAAAGCCATAGAAAAAATCGAAAATAAGATATATTTGGTAAGAGAATATTTTGATGGAATTTCTTTAACTAATTTTATAAAAAAAAATAATAACTTATCATTAGATGAGTTTTTTTATGTTTCATTATCTTTATGTAAAGCAATTTATACTTTGCATAACAAAAAAATTGTACATGGAAATATTACTCCTGATAATATATTAATAGATAAAAATCATCTGGTAAAATTAATTGGTTTTGGTTTTGCTTCAACAATAATTGAAAATAATACTACTAATAGTATTTATCAGTCTCCAGAACAAACGGGAAGAATTAATAAAAGTATAAATAATAGTACAGATATTTATAGTTTGGGAATGGTATTTTATTTTTTACTATCTAATAACTCATTAGATGAATCTGCAGATGATTCTCATTTAACATATACTATAATTACAAAAAAAATAAAAAGTTTACACGCAGTTAACCCTAATATTCCTCTAATAATCTCTAATATAATTGATAAAATGATAGATAAAGATCAAAAAATACGTTATAGCAATATATGTTCTGTAATATCAGATTTTCAAAAAGCTATTAAAAGTAACTTTTATGAATTTAAGTTAGATAGTATGAGAAATATTTTGGAGTTAAATTACTTAAATAATTTATTTGGGAGAGAAAAAGAAATTGAATTATTTAATAATTATTATTCTCAATTAAAAAATAATAATATATCTTTTGTTTCTATATCAGGTGATTCGGGTATAGGAAAGTCTACTTTTCTAGATTTTTTCCTTGAAAAAAATAAAATAAAATTTAGTTATATTCTAAAGATTAAACTAGAAGAATTTAAACAAAATAATTCTTATGAAATTTTATATATGGCATTAAGAAACTTAACTAAACAGATTATTATAAATGATAAAGAGAAATTAAAAACATGGAAAATAAAAATTGAAGAAGAATTAAAAGAAAAAGCGATTTTTTTATTTTCAATTATTCCTGAATTGGAGTATATTCTTGGTGAACAAAAAGGTGATAATATTACTTCAGATGTTGATTATAAAACACAACTTGATGCAGTTTTAATTCGTTACTTACAACTATTTGCCAAGGAGAATAAACCTCTTTGTATATGTTTTGATGATGTACAATGGATAGACCATGTTACTTTAAAGTGGATTGAACATGTAACAATAAATTTAAAGAATATATTTATTGTTACGACACATAGGGAAAAAGAGGTAAATAAAAATCACTCATTTTATATTTTATTAAAAAAATTAAATTCAATGGGAATAACTATTAATTCATTAAAGATTGAACCATTAAATCAAAAATCAATAAAAGATTTTATTTCATCATCAATTGAAATCGACAAAATCGATGATATCAGTAGAATTATTTTTAATAAAACCAGAGGTAATTTTTTATTTGTAAAACAATATATTAAAGAATTATTAGATAAAGATGGAATTTATTTTGATTTGAATGAATTAAAATGGTTATCAAATTTGGAAAAAATTAACAATATGCCTATTAGTGATAACGTATTTGATATTTTATCTAGTCAAATAGAATTGTTTTCAAATGATGTAAAGTATTTATTAAAGATTGCTTCTTGCATAGGTAATGAATTCTCAAAAGAGCTTTTAAATAAAATATATGATGATACATTAACTTTTGAATCAGCATTGAGTCTTGCTATTCAAAAAGAGTGGCTTATAATATCTAAAAAAATAAATAATAAGATAGATGTAACTTGTCAATTTTCCCATGATAGGATGAAAGAAGTTATTTATACTTCACTACAAAAAGAAGAAAAATCAAAAATTCATTTAAATATTGCAAGAACTTTATATACTATTTTGAATAATGATAATTTGATTTTATGTGTAAACAATTTTAATTTGGCTTTATTGGAAATTAATGAAAAAGAAAAAACTGATCTTATTAATTTAAATATAGAATCATCACTTTATTCAAAAAGGAATGGTGACTTTGATAATGCTCTTCATTATATAAAAAATGCAATGAACATTAGTCCTTTGGAAAAACAAGATAATTATGTTGATTTATTAAAATTAAGAGCTGAATGTGAACATTTATGTCACAATAATAAAAATGCAATAAAATATTATAATTTAGCATTAGATAATGCTAAAACAAAAAAGCAAAAAGGTTTAATTTATGAGTTAATAATCAAGTTTTATACAGATACAACTCAATTTAATGAAGCATATGAGGTAGGGCGAAAAGCTACTGAATTATTTGATATAAGATTACCAAAAAAATTTAATATAATATTATTTATAAATTCATTTATTACTTTAAAATACAAATTAAAATCATTTCAAATTAATGATATATTAGAGATAAAAGAATCAAGTGATGATAATGTAATATTACTTATTCGTATTTTATCTGCATTATTAAAAGTTTCATACCAAATTAAACCAGAACTATGTGTTTTAATTTCAATGAAATTAATCAAACTATGTTTAGAAAAGGGAATAACTTCTGAATCAGTTGTTGGATTTATGGTTTTTGGTGTTATTTTTCAAGGAGCAGTATTATCCAATCATGATATATCATATAACTATTCTAATTTATGTTTTAAAATGTTGGAAAAATTTGATAATAAAATTCAACATTCTGAAGTTCAATTTGTTTGTGGATATTTTGCTATATTCTGGAAACATTCTTCTTCTCACACTGAAACTTTATGGCAAAAAGCATATGACAATGGCTTAGAGGTTGGAGATTGGTTTCATAGTGCTTGTGCAGCTGCAGGGATTATTCAAAGCATGTTTATGAGAGGAGTATGCTTAAAAACTATTTTAGAAAAAATTGATTATTTTGAAGTTATGCTTAAAAGTATTGGAAGTACAGAACAATTAGGTGCAATTTTGAGTGTCAAGCAAGCAATATTAAATTTGGAAGAAAAAACAATTTCACCTACCTCTTTTTCTAACAGTACCTTTGATGAAGAAACCTATATTGATAATTTAAAAAATTATAAATCTCCTCATTTTGCTCTTTTTTATTTTCTTAATAAGATTATTACTCTTTATTTTAATGAAAAGTATGAGAAAGCATTAGAAGTTTATAATGAAGGGGAAAAATATACTCATTCTGCAAAAGGAATGTTGCACAATACTGAGTATATGTTTTACAAAGCACTAATTTATTCTAAATTGATTAAAAATGTAAAAAGAACAAAAAAATTTTTATTCTTAAATAAGATAGTCTCAATAAAAAATAAATTTAAATTTTGGTCAAATTCTTCTCCTGAAAATTTTTTAGGAAGATCAAAAATTTTAGAAGCTGAAATATATCGTATAAAAAATAAGTTTGATTTATCAATAAGTTGTTTTGAAGAAGCATTAGAAATAACAACAATCTATGGACAAAATAATCTTCAGGTAATTATTAATAAGAGTATAAGTGAAATGTACAAAGAAAAACTGCAAAAGAAAGTTTTTTTATTGTATGAAAGAGATGCAAATAAAAGCCTAAATAAGTGGATTTATAATGATAATGAAAACACTCAAAGTGAGAATATATTTGATTTAGATATTTTAACTAAATCAACAGAAGTTATTACAAAAGAGAGAGATTTATCAAAACTTTTAGTAAAGTTAATAAAGTTAATAATAGAGAATGTAAATGCAGAACATGGTTGTCTTCTTTTAAAAAGTGGAAATGAATTTTTAATACAATCACAATCTATCAATAACAATGAAGAAGTTGTTGTTTTACAAAATCAAAAATATGCTGAATCAGACTATGTGGTTACATCTGTAATTAATTATGTCATAAATTCTGGAGAAACTTTAGTTTTAGAGGATCTTAAAAAAAATATTATTTTCAAAGAAGAAACTGATATTTTAAATAGAGAAGTTAAATCAGTGTTTTGTGCACCATTGAAATTATCTGGTGAATTAAAAGGGATTATATATTTAGAAAATAATTTGATATCTGGAGTTTTTACATATGATAAAATAGAATTATTAAAGCACCTAAGTGGCCAAATTGCAATTTCAATTGAGAATGCACAAATATACAATAAGCTAGAAGAGAAAGTTGAAGAAAGAACCTTTGAACTAGATAGTAAAAATGAAATATTGGAAAAACAAAATAATGTATTTAAAGAACAAAATACTAAAATTTTACAATTAAATAAAGAGGTTTTACAAGAAAATGAAGAAAGAAAGAAAGTTGAATTAAAATTACAAGAGGCAATTGAAAAACTTGATTTACTTTCAAGAACTGATTCTTTGACATCTATTAATAATCGAAGGGCCTTTGATGAATGTTTAGAAAAAAATTTCGAACAAGCAAAACGAGATAAAAAACCAATAAGTTTAATGATATGTGATGTTGATTTTTTTAAAAAATATAATGATTTTTATGGTCATCAAAAAGGAGATGATTGCTTAATCAAAGTTGCCCAGACTCTAAAAGAATCTCTAAAAAGACCTAATGATTCTGTTTCTCGATACGGTGGGGAAGAATTTGCTATTATATTACCAGATACTAATAAAATTGGTGCAATAAAAATTGCAAATGAAATACATAATAATTTAAATAAAAGTAAAATTATTCATGAAAAATCTGAAGTCTCAAAATATCTTACTATAAGTATAGGTGTTTCAACAATTGAAAAATTCAATACTTATGACACCAAACAATTAATTAATTCTGCAGATAAAGCTTTATATGATGCCAAAAAGTCAGGAAGAAACCAGACAAAATAA
- a CDS encoding acyl-CoA thioesterase — MSNTVKGEKSLTMTMLMTPDKANFSGKNVHGGEILKMLDHVAYACAARYSGGYAVTLSVDMVLFKDPIKIGSLVTFHASVNYVGRTSMEIGIKVISEDIKDHTIKNTNVCYFTMVAVNENWEPLPVPKLEPVTEDEKRRYNDAIKRRELRMSSKHALKTIY, encoded by the coding sequence TGACACCTGATAAAGCTAACTTTAGTGGGAAGAATGTACATGGTGGTGAAATTTTAAAAATGTTAGACCATGTCGCATATGCATGTGCAGCAAGATATTCAGGGGGATATGCAGTAACTTTGTCTGTTGATATGGTTTTATTTAAAGATCCTATCAAAATAGGTTCATTAGTTACATTTCATGCATCTGTAAATTATGTGGGAAGAACGTCTATGGAAATTGGTATAAAAGTCATTTCTGAAGATATAAAAGACCATACAATAAAAAATACAAATGTATGTTATTTTACAATGGTAGCAGTTAATGAAAATTGGGAACCATTACCAGTTCCAAAACTAGAACCAGTAACTGAAGATGAAAAAAGAAGATATAACGATGCTATCAAAAGAAGAGAGCTAAGAATGTCTTCTAAGCATGCACTAAAAACTATTTACTAA